One window from the genome of Diospyros lotus cultivar Yz01 chromosome 11, ASM1463336v1, whole genome shotgun sequence encodes:
- the LOC127812704 gene encoding uncharacterized protein LOC127812704 produces the protein MKRDATDLVKKCNACQRFANVPRGPPVYLQQMNNPWPFAIWGIDLIGLLPTARGGYKHTIVALDYFTKWAKVKELAQISTAKVEKFVLNNIICKFGVPQKIVTDNGTQFTSEQFVQFCESLGIKKSFTAVDHPQANGQVEAVNKIIKQILKTRLEARKGAWVDELQTVLWATEL, from the coding sequence ATGAAACGAGATGCTACGGACTTGGTGAAGAAATGCAACGCATGTCAAAGGTTTGCAAATGTACCGCGAGGTCCCCCCGTCTATCTTCAACAAATGAACAACCCTTGGCCTTTTGCCATATGGGGCATCGACTTGATCGGGCTACTTCCGACAGCTCGTGGTGGGTATAAGCATACTATTGTGGCCttagattacttcaccaagtgggcaAAGGTGAAGGAGCTCGCACAGATATCTACCGCAAAGGTAGAAAAGTTTGTATTGAACAACATCATCTGCAAGTTCGGAGTCCCTCAAAAGATAGTCACAGACAACGGAACCCAGTTTACCAGCGAGCAGTTCGTCCAATTTTGTGAGTCACTAGGGATCAAGAAGAGTTTCACAGCCGTGGACCACCCACAAGCTAATGGGCAGGTTGaagctgtcaacaaaataatcaagcagatatTAAAGACTAGGTTAGAAGCCAGAAAGGGTGCCTGGGTGGACGAACTACAAACTGTGCTCTGGGCTACCGAACTATAG